The DNA segment TCTTCGAGAGGAGTTTTGGTTGGAAAAGGATAAGATCCATTTGAACGAAAATGCGTATCGCATTTGGGTCCAAAAATTAAAACCCATTTTGACACCGTATCTGAAATAGACAACAGCCTTGCTTTTAATTTTCACACAAAATCCGAAAGAAATTTGCAAAGAGATTTTATTGAGGACGGGCGATTTTGCATCCCTCCAATCTGAGGAAACGTTTCTACTTTCCTCGGCTCCGATCAAAACGCAAGGCGAATGGAGTTGTATCGAATGGAAGATTCCCAGGATCTTGGGACTTTCGGAACTCATTTTTATCCGAGAAATATTTGCGAAAAAAAAATCCGATCTTTTACAAGTGAGCGGTTTACTCGATCCGAAGAAGAAAAGTTTTTTTGCATTTGATATGGATTCCACCCTGATTCGTCAGGAAGTAATCGACGAGCTTGCAAGACTTGCCGGTGTTTACGATCAAGTCGCTTCGGTTACAAAGGAAGCGATGGAGGGAAACTTGGATTTTCACGAAGCGCTTCAGAAACGCTGTCTTTATCTCAAGGGACTTTCTTCTAACATTTTCGAAGATCTTTATCTCCATTTGGAATTGAATTCCGGTGTTTCTAATTTGTTACAAGGACTTGCAAAGAAGAATGCAATGACCGCGGTGTTTTCAGGCGGTTTTACGGACATTTTGGAAATCTTTCAAAAAGAATATAGGATCGCAGAGATTCGAGCCAATGTCCTGGAGCGAGAGAACGGGATTCTTACCGGCAGAGTGACAGGGAATATCGTAGATAAAAACAAAAAGCTGGATTTTCTCAGAGAAATTCGAGATCGTGAGAACATTTTGTTTTCTCAAGTAGTCGCAATCGGAGACGGGGCCAATGACGCTTTGATGTTAAACGAAGCGGAAATCGGAATCGGATTTCACGCTAAAGATGGTTTGAAAAAACTCATCACAAATTGGGTGGACTTTGCACCGATGGACACTCTGTTATTTTTGTTTTCGTAATCTTTTCTGAAAGTCTTCCAATACTCTTAAGGCTTCGATCGGGGTTATCTCTTCCAGTTTTAATTTGAGAATAGATTCTTCCGTTTCCGAAGGTATTTCTTTTTTATCCGGCTCAGAAAACAATATCGGTTGCGCTTCTTGGATTCGAATCTCTTTCTTTTTCGATTCGAGTTCCGTGAGAAGTTCAGTCGCGCGCTTTACGATCGGCTCCGGAACCCCGGCGATCTTCGCGACGTAAATCCCGAACGATTTTTTCGCTTTTCCCGCGCGCACCTTTCGTAAGAATAAAACCTTATCTTCCTTTTCCAAGGTCTCCAGATAGAGATTGAAAATTCCACTTAAACGGGACAACTCGGTCAATTCGTGATAGTGGGTTGCAAAGATCGTTTTCGGCTTCACGGGTAGAGAAGATAAATATTCCAAGATCGCCCAGGCGATGCTCATCCCGTCATACGTGGAAGTGCCTCGTCCCACCTCGTCAAAAAGAATCAGAGAATCCTCTGTGCAGTGATTTAAGATATTCGCGGTCTCTTTCATCTCCACGTAGAATGTGGATTCTCCCGCTGTGAGATTGTCCCCGGCTCCGATCCGAGTAAACAATTTATCCACGATCGGAAGTCTCGAAGTTTTTGCCGGAACAAAGGCCCCCATTTGAAACAGGATCTGATTGAGAGCGATCTGTCTCATAAAAGTAGACTTACCCGCCATATTCGGTCCCGTAAGAACCGCGATCGCTTTGTCCTGTGTATCCAAATAAATGGAATTTGGAGTAAATTCAAGACCGGGAGGAAGAGTGGCCTCCACAACGGGATGTCTGGAATCTCCAAGATCGAGAGAACGGTCCTCGGAAAGATGAGGACGAATCCAATCGTATTTGTCTTTTGCAACCAAAAGCCCGATCTGAAAATCCAAATCCCCGATCTCTTCCGAAAGAGAAAGGAGCGAAGAAGAATATTTCAAAACCTCTTCGACCATCCGATTGAATTCCGATCTTTCGATCTCGTTGATGATCTCGTCCGCCTCCAAAATCGTTCTTTCGATTTCTTCCAACTTGGGAATGGTAAATCGTTCACTTCCCACGAGGGTTTGTTTTTTTAGATAATCTTTCGGCGCTTGTTCTGCTTGAACTCTCGAAACTTCTATAAAGTAACCGACGATCTTATTATAACGAATCTTTAATGTGTTTAGACCGGTTCTTTTTTTCTCTTCGGTTTCTAAGTCTAAGATCCAGTCTTTTCCCTTGACGCCGGCTTCTCTGGACTTATCCAACTTAGACGAAAATCCGGTTTTCAAAAACGGCCCGTTTCCCAGGATCACCGGGAGATCGTCTCCGGTGT comes from the Leptospira sp. WS92.C1 genome and includes:
- the serB gene encoding phosphoserine phosphatase SerB, whose amino-acid sequence is MLLIFTQNPKEICKEILLRTGDFASLQSEETFLLSSAPIKTQGEWSCIEWKIPRILGLSELIFIREIFAKKKSDLLQVSGLLDPKKKSFFAFDMDSTLIRQEVIDELARLAGVYDQVASVTKEAMEGNLDFHEALQKRCLYLKGLSSNIFEDLYLHLELNSGVSNLLQGLAKKNAMTAVFSGGFTDILEIFQKEYRIAEIRANVLERENGILTGRVTGNIVDKNKKLDFLREIRDRENILFSQVVAIGDGANDALMLNEAEIGIGFHAKDGLKKLITNWVDFAPMDTLLFLFS
- the mutS gene encoding DNA mismatch repair protein MutS, producing the protein MSFETTGTSAEYWSDLADALNTPMMKQFLAIKKDFPDTILFFRMGDFYEMFLEDAKIASSILDIALTKRQNAVPMCGIPYHSKDNYISRLLNAGKKIAICEQSKSDDPGSKLMTRDVVRIITPGTVIEENLLSGYQNNYLAVLHLKKSLIYFAMADFSTGELFYSSASVTGLEKLIAELEKFRPSEICVPKSDVAFFQDFEYFKNREFTLIPDQTEIDGKDPFHILSLYLNEYIRETYRDNRLILREPRILSSGKFLEMDRETILNLELVENEKEKNHTLYSILNFCNTAKGKRLLKQRILFPECDPLVLYSRWEKQDILLKTVIAPLVNALKEIGDLERILTRFRGNHAYPRDFRSILNSIRIGTELKTELEKLSYPFRIPQEELETVSDFIESRLNTGDDLPVILGNGPFLKTGFSSKLDKSREAGVKGKDWILDLETEEKKRTGLNTLKIRYNKIVGYFIEVSRVQAEQAPKDYLKKQTLVGSERFTIPKLEEIERTILEADEIINEIERSEFNRMVEEVLKYSSSLLSLSEEIGDLDFQIGLLVAKDKYDWIRPHLSEDRSLDLGDSRHPVVEATLPPGLEFTPNSIYLDTQDKAIAVLTGPNMAGKSTFMRQIALNQILFQMGAFVPAKTSRLPIVDKLFTRIGAGDNLTAGESTFYVEMKETANILNHCTEDSLILFDEVGRGTSTYDGMSIAWAILEYLSSLPVKPKTIFATHYHELTELSRLSGIFNLYLETLEKEDKVLFLRKVRAGKAKKSFGIYVAKIAGVPEPIVKRATELLTELESKKKEIRIQEAQPILFSEPDKKEIPSETEESILKLKLEEITPIEALRVLEDFQKRLRKQK